From the Thermovirga lienii DSM 17291 genome, one window contains:
- a CDS encoding cold-shock DNA-binding domain protein (PFAM: 'Cold-shock' DNA-binding domain~COGs: COG1278 Cold shock protein~InterPro IPR012156: IPR019844: IPR002059: IPR011129~KEGG: aco:Amico_0349 cold-shock DNA-binding domain protein~PFAM: Cold-shock protein DNA-binding~SMART: Cold shock protein~SPTR: Cold-shock DNA-binding domain protein) — protein sequence MTMNGTVKWFNESKGYGFITSDEGTDVFVHFSAIEGEGFKTLAEGQQVSFDITQGNKGPQASNVVKL from the coding sequence TTGACAATGAATGGAACAGTTAAGTGGTTTAACGAGTCTAAGGGTTATGGGTTCATCACGTCCGACGAAGGAACTGATGTGTTTGTACACTTTTCCGCTATAGAGGGAGAAGGATTCAAGACCTTGGCAGAGGGCCAGCAGGTATCCTTTGATATCACTCAGGGCAACAAAGGCCCCCAAGCGTCCAACGTCGTAAAACTATAA
- a CDS encoding TRAP transporter solute receptor, TAXI family (PFAM: NMT1/THI5 like~TIGRFAM: TRAP transporter solute receptor, TAXI family~COGs: COG2358 TRAP-type uncharacterized transport system periplasmic component~InterPro IPR011852~KEGG: aco:Amico_0720 TRAP transporter solute receptor, TAXI family~SPTR: TRAP transporter solute receptor, TAXI family;~TIGRFAM: TRAP transporter solute receptor, TAXI family), whose protein sequence is MKKVVALALVLVMAMACGAYAKTFVSLATGGTGGTYYPVGGGIADIVSRNLSDVQMTAETGNASVANLNLIGTHQIEMALVQNDVAYFAYHGKMMFDKPFKNVRAIATLYPETIQVVALKDSGVKTIKDLPGKRVSVGAPGSGVMADVQLIFRTLGFKFSDMKTDFLDFNNTAQRMKDGQIDVGFVVAGFPTSAIMDLATMHDITLVSFDEETIEKLHAEYPFFVRNVIPAGTYKGVDKDTTTVAVQAMWVCDADLSEDVVYKITKAFWENVEDLYKVHAKAKMVTLDTALEGISVPVHPGAAKYYKEIGLTVPEVE, encoded by the coding sequence ATGAAAAAGGTTGTGGCACTAGCATTGGTCCTCGTAATGGCTATGGCATGTGGGGCTTACGCCAAGACATTCGTGTCCCTCGCAACGGGCGGCACAGGTGGTACTTATTACCCCGTCGGTGGTGGAATAGCCGATATAGTAAGCAGGAACCTTTCTGACGTCCAAATGACTGCAGAGACAGGAAACGCTTCGGTGGCAAACTTGAACTTGATAGGAACCCACCAGATCGAGATGGCCTTGGTTCAGAACGATGTAGCATATTTCGCCTACCACGGAAAAATGATGTTCGACAAACCTTTCAAAAACGTACGCGCCATAGCAACTCTCTATCCTGAGACCATACAAGTGGTAGCCCTCAAGGATTCGGGAGTAAAGACCATAAAAGACCTTCCCGGCAAGAGAGTTTCTGTCGGTGCCCCAGGCTCCGGTGTCATGGCTGATGTTCAGCTAATATTTAGGACCCTCGGCTTTAAGTTCTCCGATATGAAAACCGATTTCTTGGACTTTAACAATACTGCCCAGCGCATGAAAGACGGCCAGATAGACGTAGGTTTCGTCGTAGCCGGATTCCCCACATCCGCAATAATGGACCTTGCAACCATGCACGACATCACCTTGGTTTCCTTTGATGAGGAGACCATAGAAAAGCTCCATGCCGAATATCCTTTCTTCGTAAGGAACGTCATCCCCGCAGGCACATACAAGGGCGTGGATAAAGACACCACCACCGTGGCAGTCCAGGCCATGTGGGTATGCGATGCCGACCTCAGTGAGGATGTAGTTTACAAGATCACCAAGGCTTTCTGGGAAAACGTGGAGGATCTGTACAAAGTACACGCAAAAGCCAAAATGGTAACCCTTGATACCGCCCTTGAAGGTATATCCGTACCAGTTCATCCCGGCGCCGCAAAATACTACAAGGAGATAGGTTTAACAGTTCCTGAAGTGGAATAA
- a CDS encoding protein of unknown function DUF1385 (PFAM: Protein of unknown function (DUF1385)~COGs: COG3872 metal-dependent protein~InterPro IPR010787~KEGG: aco:Amico_0724 protein of unknown function DUF1385~PFAM: protein of unknown function DUF1385~SPTR: Putative uncharacterized protein) has protein sequence MSLIFSYITRFIYFFLFSLNAEHEVPVGGQAVLEGVLMKGPARWGLAVRTPKGDIWTKTWANRPWTSKGLWKLPILRGLAVMAEMLCTGAKALSLSAEVALPEDESIGKGGFILSVVIAVVAVIAFFVVLPLLMSDWVVNFLGASEGAGRVIEGIARGAIFVGYVAFIGMWKDIRRVFAYHGAEHKTINAYENGSELTPLNVSCFSRIHPRCGTSFLLVVVIVSVVVFSAIPTEGLAMRIGSRVLLLPFVIGISYEIIRWCGRKGTLGRIFMSPTLWLQYLTTREPDLEQLEVAITALKVALGSEEESYNQEPDGDVDGPVEKT, from the coding sequence ATGTCCTTGATTTTTAGCTATATAACAAGATTCATTTACTTCTTTCTTTTTTCCTTGAATGCGGAGCATGAGGTTCCTGTGGGAGGACAGGCAGTACTCGAAGGAGTCCTCATGAAGGGACCTGCAAGGTGGGGGCTTGCGGTCCGAACTCCAAAGGGTGATATTTGGACTAAAACTTGGGCCAACAGGCCTTGGACAAGCAAAGGTTTGTGGAAATTGCCCATTTTAAGGGGTTTGGCCGTAATGGCAGAGATGCTATGTACCGGTGCCAAAGCCCTTTCTCTTTCCGCGGAGGTAGCCCTTCCAGAGGATGAATCTATAGGTAAAGGAGGGTTCATCCTTTCTGTCGTCATAGCGGTCGTGGCAGTAATAGCATTTTTTGTGGTCTTGCCTCTTTTGATGTCCGATTGGGTAGTAAATTTTTTGGGTGCCTCTGAAGGGGCAGGAAGGGTTATCGAGGGAATTGCGAGAGGAGCCATTTTTGTTGGTTATGTGGCGTTTATTGGAATGTGGAAAGATATTAGGCGTGTGTTCGCTTATCACGGGGCAGAGCACAAGACCATAAATGCCTATGAAAATGGGAGTGAGCTCACACCTCTGAATGTAAGTTGTTTTTCCAGGATTCATCCGAGATGTGGGACCTCCTTTCTCTTGGTTGTAGTAATAGTTAGTGTAGTGGTTTTTTCAGCGATACCTACTGAAGGGCTCGCCATGAGGATTGGCTCTAGGGTTCTACTGCTTCCTTTTGTTATAGGCATATCCTATGAGATAATAAGATGGTGTGGAAGAAAGGGAACATTAGGCAGGATTTTTATGTCTCCCACCCTTTGGCTGCAGTATCTTACGACGAGGGAACCAGACTTGGAACAATTGGAGGTCGCCATAACGGCGCTGAAGGTAGCTCTGGGGAGCGAAGAAGAAAGCTATAACCAAGAACCGGACGGTGATGTTGATGGACCTGTCGAAAAAACTTAA
- a CDS encoding thioredoxin reductase (PFAM: Pyridine nucleotide-disulphide oxidoreductase~TIGRFAM: thioredoxin-disulfide reductase~COGs: COG0492 Thioredoxin reductase~InterPro IPR008255: IPR013027: IPR005982: IPR000103~KEGG: tai:Taci_0823 thioredoxin reductase~PFAM: FAD-dependent pyridine nucleotide-disulphide oxidoreductase~SPTR: Thioredoxin reductase;~TIGRFAM: thioredoxin reductase): protein MEKRELVIIGAGPAGLTAAIYGRRSGLDVLVLEKGVPGGQINLTDEIENWTGVIHASGPELAESFRKHAEHFGPEFREAEVQKIEIKDGSKLVVTDNGTIEAEAIIVATGAKFKKLGVPGEEEFTGRGVSYCAVCDGAFFEEQEVAVIGGGNTAVEEALYLTQFASKVYIIHRRDSFRADKVAVERAMTNDKIEVIWNTVVKEIAGDDMVTHLVLHNVKTQEDSKLPVAGVFVFVGMEPNSKFLGDMVDAAPGGWIKTNEKMETSVEGIFAAGDVRDKYLRQVITAAGDGATAAMAAYAYIAEQLHLRQKVFEPEHAFIFLYSSIDEAQMSLVSQLEELTSHVKDLALIDGYKNARMVEKLGVKSMPVLLELSKGNILRSEKIESLEDARKFIGIN from the coding sequence ATGGAAAAGAGAGAATTGGTCATCATAGGAGCTGGACCGGCCGGGCTTACTGCCGCAATCTATGGAAGAAGATCTGGACTTGATGTGTTGGTTTTGGAGAAGGGCGTCCCAGGAGGCCAGATAAACCTAACAGATGAAATAGAAAACTGGACGGGTGTAATCCATGCTTCCGGTCCAGAGTTGGCTGAATCCTTCAGAAAGCACGCTGAGCATTTTGGTCCAGAGTTCAGGGAGGCCGAGGTTCAGAAAATAGAGATCAAGGATGGATCCAAGTTGGTTGTAACCGATAATGGCACGATCGAAGCCGAGGCGATAATAGTCGCTACAGGAGCTAAATTCAAAAAACTAGGCGTACCTGGAGAGGAAGAGTTCACTGGTCGAGGCGTAAGTTATTGTGCCGTGTGTGATGGAGCCTTCTTCGAGGAACAGGAAGTTGCGGTGATAGGAGGAGGCAACACGGCAGTAGAGGAAGCTTTATATTTGACCCAGTTTGCATCCAAGGTTTACATAATTCACCGTAGAGACAGCTTCAGGGCCGATAAAGTTGCGGTAGAAAGAGCTATGACCAACGATAAGATAGAGGTCATTTGGAATACCGTGGTGAAGGAGATCGCAGGGGATGACATGGTGACTCACCTTGTGCTGCATAACGTTAAAACTCAAGAGGATTCAAAGTTGCCGGTCGCAGGTGTATTCGTCTTTGTCGGAATGGAGCCTAATTCCAAGTTTTTGGGAGACATGGTCGATGCGGCTCCTGGCGGTTGGATAAAGACCAATGAGAAAATGGAGACTTCTGTTGAGGGCATATTTGCGGCTGGTGACGTAAGGGATAAATACCTGAGACAAGTGATAACAGCTGCAGGTGATGGAGCAACTGCAGCGATGGCTGCTTACGCTTACATCGCGGAACAGCTGCACCTGAGGCAGAAAGTCTTTGAGCCTGAGCACGCGTTCATATTCCTCTATTCCAGCATCGATGAAGCTCAAATGAGCTTGGTATCTCAACTGGAAGAATTGACCTCTCACGTTAAGGATCTGGCTCTGATTGACGGATATAAGAACGCCCGTATGGTTGAGAAATTAGGTGTAAAGAGTATGCCTGTTTTACTTGAGCTTTCAAAAGGAAATATTCTCAGATCAGAAAAGATAGAAAGCCTTGAGGACGCAAGAAAGTTCATAGGGATCAACTAA
- a CDS encoding thymidylate synthase (FAD) (PFAM: Thymidylate synthase complementing protein~TIGRFAM: thymidylate synthase, flavin-dependent~COGs: COG1351 alternative thymidylate synthase~InterPro IPR003669~KEGG: aco:Amico_0723 thymidylate synthase, flavin-dependent~PFAM: thymidylate synthase complementing protein ThyX~SPTR: Thymidylate synthase, flavin-dependent;~TIGRFAM: thymidylate synthase, flavin-dependent) produces MSLSVELLAFTPEPDKVVAASARLCYSDVSACSLKEGMDERKSEKLLEHLLKSGHMSPFEHVAFTFAMDGLSRVCTHQLVRHRLASYSQQSQRYVLMGNPQVVVPPSIAEDAALRERYMEMVQKSFDTYKLLVESGVPKEDARYILPHSWETRIVVTMNARELHHFFGLRLCKRAQWEIREVARRMLALAREKAPMIFNMAGPACVVSGKCKEATSCGNPYTTVEEVLADVLDF; encoded by the coding sequence ATGAGTTTATCTGTAGAGCTTTTAGCTTTCACCCCTGAGCCAGATAAGGTTGTGGCTGCATCTGCGAGGCTTTGTTATAGTGATGTGTCAGCGTGCAGTCTTAAGGAAGGTATGGACGAGCGAAAGAGCGAGAAGCTTCTTGAGCATTTGCTTAAATCGGGGCACATGTCTCCCTTTGAGCATGTTGCCTTCACTTTTGCTATGGATGGCCTAAGTAGAGTGTGCACCCATCAACTTGTAAGGCACAGACTGGCCAGTTACTCTCAACAAAGCCAAAGATACGTGCTGATGGGAAATCCACAGGTGGTAGTACCCCCCTCGATAGCAGAAGATGCTGCCTTGAGGGAAAGGTATATGGAGATGGTCCAAAAAAGTTTCGACACGTACAAGTTGCTTGTGGAGAGTGGAGTTCCAAAGGAGGATGCGAGATATATATTGCCTCATTCATGGGAGACTCGTATAGTGGTTACCATGAACGCCAGAGAACTTCACCACTTTTTCGGTCTGAGGCTTTGTAAACGAGCTCAATGGGAGATCCGTGAGGTCGCCAGGCGGATGTTGGCCTTGGCCAGGGAGAAAGCACCAATGATATTTAATATGGCAGGCCCAGCATGTGTTGTTTCTGGAAAATGTAAGGAGGCAACCTCGTGTGGTAATCCTTATACAACTGTAGAGGAAGTACTGGCGGATGTCCTTGATTTTTAG
- a CDS encoding HutP family protein (PFAM: HutP~InterPro IPR015111~KEGG: aco:Amico_0721 HutP family protein~PFAM: HutP family protein~SPTR: HutP family protein) yields the protein MDWKTLIGFSEPSKEYGLENREEGTGEGCSNPEMDYVKLSVKIDLKQKSQVGRAALLLALTTDAEEEQNVKKQIVATGWRAVATEVGGLAGELPQKITRALVGAALNAGVVEKKCNEMHALMHAAVEALNGFISMSMLEASIGAKIGIVRNDQWIAVAVLGDMAYHAVAHHERCGLGVMHL from the coding sequence ATGGATTGGAAAACACTAATAGGATTTAGCGAACCGTCGAAAGAATATGGGCTGGAGAATAGAGAAGAAGGAACAGGAGAAGGTTGCAGTAATCCTGAAATGGATTATGTTAAGCTCAGCGTGAAAATAGATCTCAAACAAAAGAGCCAGGTGGGAAGAGCTGCTCTTTTGCTTGCCCTTACCACCGACGCAGAAGAAGAACAGAACGTAAAAAAGCAGATAGTTGCAACCGGGTGGAGAGCCGTTGCCACAGAGGTAGGTGGTTTGGCGGGAGAATTGCCTCAGAAGATAACCAGAGCATTGGTGGGTGCCGCACTCAACGCTGGTGTCGTGGAGAAAAAATGCAACGAGATGCACGCACTGATGCATGCTGCAGTCGAGGCATTGAATGGATTCATAAGCATGAGCATGTTAGAGGCCAGCATAGGAGCGAAGATAGGCATCGTCAGAAACGATCAGTGGATAGCTGTTGCAGTGTTGGGAGATATGGCCTATCATGCAGTTGCTCACCACGAACGATGTGGGTTGGGGGTAATGCATTTGTGA
- a CDS encoding hypothetical protein (PFAM: Asp/Glu/Hydantoin racemase~KEGG: ara:Arad_7064 hypothetical protein~SPTR: Putative uncharacterized protein), with translation MVIYKIKNSTRCWDGESIGILILDAHYPCIPGNVGNATTFDFPVRYKKVNGASIDRLLNQRDPSLVKPFVEAALELESEGVRAVTGACGFMALFQEEVAAALRIPVFLSSLLQVPFIRRILNPSLRIGIITANASCLTEKHFRSVGVDTCEDIVIRGMEEMEEFRTAILEEKGTLDSEKMEQEVVEVSKNLVEEHPEVGAILLECSDLPPYAKAVQEATGRPVFDFITMIRFVHTAVVQQSYEGFM, from the coding sequence ATGGTGATTTATAAAATTAAAAATAGCACCAGATGCTGGGACGGAGAGTCGATAGGTATATTGATTCTGGATGCTCATTATCCGTGTATTCCTGGGAACGTGGGCAACGCGACCACATTTGATTTTCCTGTGAGGTACAAAAAGGTAAACGGTGCCTCCATAGACAGGCTTCTGAACCAAAGAGATCCTTCCTTGGTTAAGCCTTTTGTAGAGGCCGCACTTGAGCTTGAAAGTGAGGGCGTAAGGGCTGTTACCGGAGCTTGTGGATTCATGGCTCTTTTTCAGGAAGAAGTTGCGGCCGCCTTAAGGATACCCGTTTTTCTATCCAGTTTGCTCCAGGTTCCTTTTATCAGAAGGATTTTAAATCCTTCACTGAGGATTGGCATAATAACGGCAAACGCTAGTTGCCTGACGGAGAAACACTTTCGTTCTGTGGGCGTAGATACTTGCGAGGACATAGTAATAAGAGGTATGGAAGAAATGGAAGAATTCAGGACAGCCATTTTGGAGGAAAAGGGTACTCTGGATTCAGAAAAAATGGAGCAGGAGGTAGTGGAGGTATCCAAAAACTTAGTGGAGGAACATCCAGAGGTGGGAGCTATACTACTAGAGTGTAGCGATTTGCCCCCGTATGCAAAGGCAGTTCAGGAAGCCACTGGAAGGCCAGTTTTCGACTTTATAACCATGATCCGGTTTGTGCACACAGCGGTTGTACAGCAAAGTTATGAAGGATTTATGTAA
- a CDS encoding LSU ribosomal protein L31P (PFAM: Ribosomal protein L31~TIGRFAM: ribosomal protein L31~COGs: COG0254 Ribosomal protein L31~InterPro IPR002150~KEGG: tai:Taci_0818 ribosomal protein L31~PFAM: ribosomal protein L31~SPTR: 50S ribosomal protein L31;~TIGRFAM: ribosomal protein L31) yields the protein MLKKDIHPEYGPCQVACACGNRFETRSTLKEIKVAVCSSCHPFYTGKRGAVVIEAGRVEKFQRKYAGTRFGKPAQETEEKEQG from the coding sequence TTGTTGAAAAAGGATATTCATCCAGAATACGGTCCCTGTCAGGTGGCTTGTGCTTGCGGTAACAGGTTTGAGACGAGGTCTACATTGAAGGAAATAAAGGTTGCTGTTTGCTCCTCGTGCCATCCTTTCTACACCGGCAAGAGGGGTGCGGTGGTCATCGAGGCAGGAAGGGTCGAGAAGTTTCAGCGCAAATATGCTGGGACCCGTTTTGGGAAGCCTGCACAGGAAACTGAAGAGAAAGAGCAGGGCTAA
- a CDS encoding protein-(glutamine-N5) methyltransferase, release factor-specific (PFAM: Methyltransferase small domain~TIGRFAM: HemK family putative methylases; protein-(glutamine-N5) methyltransferase, release factor-specific~COGs: COG2890 Methylase of polypeptide chain release factors~InterPro IPR002052: IPR007848: IPR004556: IPR019874~KEGG: aco:Amico_0726 protein-(glutamine-N5) methyltransferase, release factor-specific~PFAM: methyltransferase small~SPTR: Protein-(Glutamine-N5) methyltransferase;~TIGRFAM: protein-(glutamine-N5) methyltransferase, release factor-specific; modification methylase, HemK family) yields the protein MNLGEARSKALDVLSSIGVSNPFLEADFILEWVMGKGKSFIHSHPEYLLNDREEEKLKEILDRRSNREPWQYIAGEAEFWGLPFKVGPGCLVPRPDTEVLVEAALEVIDEGVFIDWGTGSGCITAALLSERPTCRGIAVDSSARALWYAWQNFKNLDVLDRVLIWHSSGGWDLPKSCEKVDLIVSNPPYIPTNEIPGLMPEVRLYEPLEALDGGSDGLKFYRFLFSVAEKILGRGGYLALEVGSSLQCDRLSLLGGKLFQLVDVKKDLSGMDRVMVFKRRQT from the coding sequence ATGAATCTGGGCGAGGCGAGATCAAAGGCTTTGGATGTGCTCTCGTCAATAGGTGTATCAAACCCCTTTCTGGAAGCAGATTTCATTCTGGAGTGGGTTATGGGTAAGGGAAAAAGCTTTATTCATAGCCATCCTGAATACTTGCTCAATGATAGGGAGGAAGAAAAGCTTAAGGAAATTCTGGACAGGAGATCCAACAGGGAGCCTTGGCAGTATATAGCAGGAGAGGCGGAGTTTTGGGGACTGCCGTTTAAAGTAGGACCGGGCTGTCTAGTACCCAGACCTGATACAGAGGTGCTGGTTGAGGCTGCATTGGAAGTGATTGACGAAGGGGTTTTTATTGATTGGGGAACAGGCAGTGGCTGTATAACTGCTGCATTGCTTTCAGAGAGGCCTACATGCAGGGGAATCGCTGTGGATTCCTCCGCTAGGGCATTATGGTATGCCTGGCAAAACTTTAAGAATCTAGATGTTTTGGATAGGGTACTTATTTGGCATTCCAGCGGGGGATGGGACCTGCCTAAATCATGTGAGAAAGTCGATTTAATAGTGAGCAATCCCCCTTATATACCCACCAATGAGATACCGGGCTTGATGCCGGAAGTACGGCTTTACGAGCCGCTAGAAGCTTTGGATGGCGGAAGTGATGGGCTTAAATTTTACAGATTTTTGTTCTCTGTTGCCGAAAAAATTCTTGGCCGTGGAGGCTACCTTGCCCTGGAGGTTGGTTCTTCGCTACAATGCGACCGATTGTCACTCCTTGGTGGCAAGCTGTTTCAATTAGTCGATGTTAAGAAAGACCTATCAGGAATGGATAGAGTCATGGTCTTTAAAAGAAGGCAAACGTAA
- a CDS encoding peptide chain release factor 1 (PFAM: PCRF domain; RF-1 domain~TIGRFAM: peptide chain release factor 1~COGs: COG0216 Protein chain release factor A~InterPro IPR004373: IPR000352: IPR005139~KEGG: tai:Taci_0821 peptide chain release factor 1~PFAM: Class I peptide chain release factor; PCRF domain protein~SPTR: Peptide chain release factor 1;~TIGRFAM: peptide chain release factor 1) produces MDLSKKLKEVEETYKEIEKKLADPQYISDPKELQKLAKKHATLEEIVQTYRQYKEVVDRISEARSLLHASDKELAEMAQEELRELEPEEERLTERLKVLLLPKDPNDDKSVIMEIRAGAGGDEAALFAGDLYRMYTRFAERKGWNTEIMTMHETGIGGYKEVVFRIDGVGAYSQLKYESGVHRVQRVPVTESSGRIHTSTATVAVLPEAEDVDVEIREEDLKIDTYRASGAGGQHVNMTDSAVRITHLPTGIVVTCQDERSQIKNRAKAMKLLRAKLLDNEIQKQTAELAAERKGQIGTGDRSERIRTYNFPQNRVTDHRIGLTLYKLDQMLDGDLDEMISALIIADQSEKLKALES; encoded by the coding sequence ATGGACCTGTCGAAAAAACTTAAAGAAGTTGAGGAAACCTACAAGGAAATAGAGAAAAAACTAGCTGATCCTCAGTACATATCTGATCCAAAGGAGTTGCAGAAGCTTGCCAAGAAGCACGCAACCCTTGAGGAGATAGTCCAAACTTACAGACAGTACAAAGAGGTGGTCGATAGAATATCTGAAGCCAGATCGCTGCTTCATGCAAGCGATAAGGAGCTGGCAGAAATGGCCCAAGAAGAGCTCCGTGAGTTGGAACCCGAAGAAGAGAGGTTGACTGAGAGGTTAAAGGTCTTGCTCTTGCCTAAGGACCCCAATGACGATAAGAGCGTAATAATGGAGATAAGAGCTGGTGCAGGTGGAGACGAGGCTGCTCTTTTTGCCGGAGACCTGTACAGGATGTACACTCGCTTTGCTGAGCGAAAGGGATGGAACACTGAAATAATGACCATGCACGAAACAGGTATAGGGGGCTACAAGGAAGTGGTCTTCAGGATAGATGGGGTTGGTGCTTACAGTCAGCTCAAGTACGAAAGCGGAGTCCACAGAGTACAAAGAGTGCCTGTTACTGAATCCAGCGGTCGTATACATACATCGACAGCCACCGTGGCTGTACTACCAGAGGCAGAGGACGTGGATGTTGAGATTCGAGAAGAGGATTTGAAGATAGACACCTACAGGGCAAGCGGAGCTGGAGGACAACATGTCAACATGACTGACTCTGCGGTGCGTATTACCCACCTTCCTACAGGTATAGTTGTTACGTGCCAAGACGAACGGTCCCAGATAAAAAACAGAGCAAAAGCTATGAAGCTTTTGAGAGCCAAGCTATTAGATAACGAAATTCAAAAACAAACAGCTGAATTGGCTGCGGAAAGAAAAGGGCAGATTGGCACTGGGGATCGTTCTGAGAGGATTCGAACATACAATTTTCCACAGAACAGGGTAACCGATCATAGGATAGGCTTGACCTTGTACAAGCTGGATCAGATGCTGGATGGAGACCTGGACGAGATGATTTCAGCCCTTATAATAGCGGATCAGTCGGAGAAACTTAAGGCCTTGGAGAGTTAG